One region of Flavobacterium sp. KACC 22763 genomic DNA includes:
- a CDS encoding alpha-glucuronidase family glycosyl hydrolase, translating into MSLLRFVILLFLISYSASAQKDYKLWLQYNKVANSTIVSEYQNNLKGIVVLGNSETIKIAERELKEGFLNMLGNIPEIRQTIEGENNIIAGSQFNLSTEIKNELKSDFDKINIEGFIIKTISLKNKKQIVITGKNDVAVLYGVFNFLRILQTNTSIKNLNIADSPKTNIRILNHWDNLDRTVERGYAGFSLWNWQKLPDFIDQRYIDYARANASIGINGTVLTNVNANALILTQQYLEKVEALANVFRPYGIKVYLTARFSAPIEIGNLKTADPKDPEVINWWKNKSAEIYKRIPDFGGFLVKANSEGQPGPQNYGRDHVDGANMLADAVAPFGGIVMWRAFVYSEHDANDRAKQAYTEFQPYDGKFKGNVIVQVKNGAIDFQPREPFHPLFGAMQKTPLMMEFQITQEYLGFSTHLVFLPKMFQEVLESDTYQKGKGSTVAKVVDGTLNQNKLTGIAGVANIGNDLNWTGHPFAQTNWYGFGRLAWNPYLDSETIADEWLRCTFSNDENFIKPVKNIMIESREAVVNYMTPLGLHHIMDTGHHYGPGPWVSNLSRPEWNPTYYHKADKNGIGFDRSKSGTNAVSQYASEVANLFDNLETCPEKDLLWFHHLSWDYKLKNGETLWNSMALKYQEGVNQVVAMQNVWKKTENYIDSERFNEVEMLLKIQYKEAKWWRDACLLYFQQFSGKELPMGVEKPTQTLEYFKSLQFPFAPGNG; encoded by the coding sequence ATGAGTTTATTAAGATTTGTTATCCTACTTTTTTTGATTTCCTATTCAGCTTCGGCTCAAAAGGATTATAAATTGTGGCTTCAGTATAATAAAGTGGCTAATTCTACAATAGTTTCAGAATACCAAAACAATCTTAAAGGAATTGTGGTTTTAGGAAATTCCGAAACCATAAAAATTGCAGAAAGAGAACTCAAAGAAGGATTTTTGAATATGTTGGGAAATATCCCTGAAATAAGACAAACTATAGAAGGAGAAAATAATATTATTGCTGGTTCGCAATTTAATTTAAGTACTGAAATCAAAAACGAACTAAAATCTGATTTTGATAAAATCAATATTGAGGGTTTTATCATTAAAACCATTTCTCTTAAAAATAAAAAGCAAATCGTTATTACTGGAAAAAATGATGTTGCTGTTTTATACGGAGTTTTTAATTTCCTAAGAATATTACAGACTAATACGTCCATTAAAAATTTAAATATTGCTGATTCTCCAAAAACGAATATCAGAATTCTCAATCATTGGGATAATCTAGACAGAACTGTTGAACGTGGTTATGCTGGATTTTCACTTTGGAATTGGCAGAAATTGCCTGATTTTATCGACCAGCGTTATATAGATTATGCGAGAGCAAATGCTTCAATCGGAATCAACGGAACGGTTTTAACCAATGTAAATGCAAACGCTTTAATTCTTACTCAGCAATATTTAGAAAAAGTTGAGGCTTTAGCGAATGTTTTTAGACCTTACGGAATAAAAGTGTATTTAACTGCTAGATTTTCAGCACCAATCGAAATAGGAAACTTAAAAACTGCCGATCCAAAAGACCCAGAAGTCATTAATTGGTGGAAAAATAAATCAGCTGAAATTTATAAACGAATCCCAGATTTTGGTGGGTTTTTGGTAAAAGCCAATTCAGAAGGCCAACCAGGACCACAAAATTATGGAAGAGATCATGTTGATGGAGCAAATATGCTGGCCGATGCCGTCGCACCTTTTGGCGGAATCGTTATGTGGAGAGCTTTTGTTTATTCAGAACATGATGCGAATGATAGAGCTAAGCAGGCTTACACCGAATTTCAGCCGTATGACGGAAAATTCAAAGGAAATGTAATCGTTCAGGTAAAAAACGGAGCAATCGATTTTCAGCCCAGAGAACCATTTCATCCATTATTTGGTGCAATGCAAAAAACGCCTTTAATGATGGAGTTTCAAATCACGCAGGAATATTTAGGTTTCAGCACGCATTTGGTTTTCTTGCCTAAAATGTTTCAGGAAGTTCTGGAATCCGATACTTATCAAAAAGGAAAAGGTTCAACTGTTGCTAAAGTGGTTGACGGAACTTTGAACCAAAATAAACTAACAGGAATTGCAGGTGTAGCCAATATTGGTAATGATTTAAACTGGACGGGACATCCTTTTGCACAGACCAATTGGTACGGTTTCGGGAGGCTGGCATGGAATCCGTATTTAGATTCCGAAACCATTGCTGATGAATGGTTGAGATGCACTTTTTCTAATGATGAAAATTTCATCAAACCTGTAAAAAATATAATGATTGAATCTCGTGAGGCAGTTGTCAATTATATGACACCGCTTGGTTTGCATCACATCATGGATACGGGACATCATTACGGACCAGGACCTTGGGTATCCAATTTGTCAAGGCCAGAATGGAATCCGACTTATTATCATAAAGCTGATAAAAACGGAATTGGTTTTGACCGATCGAAATCGGGAACAAATGCAGTTTCGCAGTACGCGTCAGAAGTAGCAAATCTTTTTGATAATCTAGAAACTTGTCCCGAAAAAGATCTTTTATGGTTTCATCACCTCTCATGGGATTATAAACTGAAAAATGGTGAGACACTTTGGAACAGTATGGCATTGAAATATCAGGAAGGTGTAAATCAGGTAGTAGCAATGCAGAATGTTTGGAAGAAAACTGAAAACTATATTGACAGCGAACGTTTTAATGAAGTTGAAATGTTGCTGAAAATTCAGTACAAAGAAGCAAAATGGTGGCGCGATGCCTGTTTGCTATATTTCCAGCAGTTTTCAGGAAAAGAACTTCCGATGGGTGTAGAAAAACCAACGCAAACTTTAGAGTATTTTAAATCATTACAATTCCCATTTGCACCTGGAAATGGCTAA
- a CDS encoding SDR family NAD(P)-dependent oxidoreductase → MSKKTAIVTGGNSGLGFATAKKLCDNGITTYIIGRSKDKTEDACREIGENAIPVIFDLNNLAGIPEMIESITKENSIDILVNNAGINMKKEIPDVTDEDFLSIIHTNLLSVFAVSREVIKNMKANGGGSIVNISSMASQYGIPKVIAYSSSKGAIEAMTRAMAVELAQFGIRANCIAPGFIKTKMSSTALDNDPERKNKVLGRTPMGYLGEPSDIADAVYYFALSESKYTTGTVLPVDGGNSIGF, encoded by the coding sequence ATGAGCAAGAAAACAGCAATTGTAACCGGAGGAAATTCGGGATTAGGTTTTGCAACGGCAAAAAAACTTTGTGACAACGGAATCACAACTTATATAATCGGAAGATCAAAAGACAAAACAGAAGATGCCTGCAGAGAGATTGGAGAAAATGCTATTCCAGTAATTTTCGATTTAAATAATCTAGCGGGAATTCCAGAGATGATCGAGAGTATCACAAAAGAAAATTCAATTGATATTTTGGTAAACAATGCTGGAATCAACATGAAAAAAGAAATTCCAGATGTAACTGATGAGGATTTTCTTTCCATAATTCATACCAATTTGCTAAGTGTTTTTGCAGTAAGCAGAGAAGTGATAAAAAATATGAAAGCAAATGGAGGCGGAAGTATTGTTAACATCAGTTCAATGGCATCGCAATACGGAATTCCAAAAGTAATTGCGTACTCGTCAAGTAAAGGTGCTATCGAAGCAATGACACGCGCAATGGCTGTTGAGTTAGCTCAGTTTGGTATTCGTGCGAATTGCATTGCTCCAGGATTCATTAAAACTAAAATGTCTTCGACAGCACTTGATAATGATCCAGAAAGAAAAAATAAAGTATTAGGAAGAACACCAATGGGTTATTTAGGAGAACCATCAGATATTGCAGATGCGGTTTATTATTTCGCTTTAAGTGAATCAAAATATACAACAGGAACTGTTTTGCCAGTTGATGGCGGAAATAGTATTGGGTTCTAA